The Halostella limicola genome includes the window TGGTCTCGTTCAGGTCGGACTCGTTGTCCGCCATGTCGGTTTCGTTCGTCGCGTTCATGTCGGACTCGTTGTCCGCCATGTCCGTCTCGTTCGTCTCGTTCATGCCGGCGTCGGTCTCGTTGTCCTCTTCCTGGACGCCGGTCTCGTTGTCCTCGGTCTCGTTGTCCTGCAGGGCCGACTCGTTGGTCGCGTTCATGTCGGACTCATTGTCCGCCATGCCCATCTCGGACTCGTTGTCCTCGGCGCCGAGGTCGGAGTCGGTCTCGTTGTCGGTCAGCCCTTCGGTGGTCTCGTTCTCCGTGGTTTCGTTGTCCGCGGCCGTGTCGTTCGACGCGCCGGCCGTCTGGACGTCGTCACCGAAGACCTCCGTCAGGGATTCTTCGTCACCGCTGACCTGCTCGAACGTGACGTCCTCCAGCGCGAGCCGGTCGAACGTCACGTTCTCGAACTGCGCGTTCGTGAACACGCGGTCCTCCGTGCGCAGCTCCTCGACGGTCAGGTTCTCGATAGTCGCGTTGTGGACCGTCACGTTCTGGAGCTCGAGCTCCTCGACGGTCACGTTCTGGAGGACGACCTTGCCGTCCTCTGTTGTGTCGTCCACTCCTGTCGTCGCCGTTCCTCCTGTCGCTCCCACTGGTACGCCGGAGAGCGACACCATGGCTGCGAGAACCACAGCCAACAGTGCTTGCTTTTTCATACTCTGGCTTCGCCAACTTCGACTACAGGTCCAATAAACGAGTCCGGCCGTTCCGCTTTGTTTCCGTTCTATAACGCTTCTTAACCGGTTTTGAACCGTTATACGGCGATCCTGAAACCGTCGGGAGAGTGTGGAAAGTACAGTATGTCGACCTTTGTGCACGCGGGGACGGCGCCGTTCGCGCGGCTTCGGCCGATATCCGCGACGCGGACGGTCGAACGCGGCGAAATCGTGGTACTCGGTATCGAAGTACATAGTTCTCTCCGGAGAATGTCTGAGGGTTCTGCGCACCGTGCGGACCGGCGGGAACGCCGCGACGAGAGCCGCGCTGGCGGGACGCACCGACTCGCGCGCAGCGGCCGGGGGAAGTGGCGTCGAGAGCCTTCGGAACCGGCGAGACGCAACCTCTTTTTGCCGGTCCGGTCTACGGGGAGACATGGCAGAGAGCGACGTGGACCTCGACGACGAGAAGTACGAGAAACACCGCGAAGCGGGCGAGATCCTCGCGCAGGTCCGGGAGGAGACCGCGGACCGGGTGGACGTCGGCGTCAGCCACCTGGAGGTCGCCGAGTTCGCCGAGGAGCGGATCCGCGAACTCGGCGGCGAACCCGCCTTCCCCGTCAACATCAGCATCGACCACGAGGCGGCCCACGCGACCCCGAGCATCGACGACGACGAGACGTTCGGCGAGGAGATGATCAACCTCGACATCGGCGTCCACGTCGACGGCTGGCTGGCGGACACGGCGATCACCGTCGATCTCTCCGGCAACGACGACCTCGCCGCGGCCAGCGCCGAGGCGCTCGACGCCGCACTGGAGGTCGTCGAGGACGGCGTGAGCACCGGGGAGATCGGCGCCGCGATCGAGGAAGTGATCGACGGGTACGGCTTCAACCCCGTCGTCAACCTCACCGGACACGGACTCGGTCACTGGGAGCAACACACCGCGCCGAACATCCCGAACCGCGAGGTCTCGCAGGGCACGACGCTGGAGGCCGGCGACGTCGTCGCTATCGAACCGTTCGCCACGGACGGCTCCGGGAAGGTGACGGAGGGGGCCGACGAGGAGATCTTCGCGCTCGAACGCGAGGGGACGGTACGGAACCGGCAGGCCCGCCAGGCCCTCGAACAGATCACCGAGGAGTTCCGGACGCTCCCGTTCGCGACGCGGTGGATCGACTCGCCGCGCGCCGAGATGTCGCTGCGGCGACTGAAATCGCAGAACATCGTCCACGGCTACCCGGTCCTGCAGGAAGACGAAGGCGCCCTAGTGAGTCAGAAAGAGCATACGATCATCGTTACCGACGATGGGTGCGAGGTTACCACCGAGTAAGCGTGATAGCAAGTAGCACGGATCAGGCGTTGTTCATGCGCTGGCTGTGGCGCTCGCCGCAGCGCTGACACTCCGCGACGCGGTAGGGTTCCCGGGAGAACTGAGCGTTCTCTTCTTTGAGGCTCTCGGTTCGGATCTGAACGGACACCTCGTGAAGGGTGTCGCTGTCGCACGCGTCGCAGTGTTCCGTCATTCCGTCGAATGAGTCGTCGGTCGTTGCCATCGTAATTACTCCTGAAAGCCGATCCAAACATAAAAACCCTCGTTCGTTCTCCGCCGTTTGAACCGTTTATTCCGGTTTCTGGAGGGTTTATTCCGCAGCGCTCCACGTTGCTCTAGAAATACGGCCTAAGAGGGCGTTAGAAAGTTCAAAAACGGTTTTGGCGCGTTAAAACTACTATACTAGTTGACCGTATGACAGCAATCGGCGACGGCTCCCGTTCGCACCGGAGGTGAAAACCTAACTGCGCGGCACTCCCAGCACACCGCATGGATCAGGTGTTCGCGCCGTGGCGTATCGAGTGGGTCGAGCGCGAGGGCGACGGAGAGTTCGAGGACTGCGTCTTCTGCGAACTCCCGGACCGCGACGACGCGGCGTACAACCTCGTCGCTCGCAGCGAACGCGCCTACGTCCTCCTGAACAACTACCCGTACAACCCGGGTCACGTCATGGTCATCCCGCACCGCCACACCGGGTCGTACGCCGACCTCCCTGACGAGGCCCTGCTCGATCACGCCCGACTGAAGCAGCGTACCTTCGATGCGCTGGAGGAAGCGTTCGGTCCGGACGGCTTCAACGCGGGCCTGAACCTCGGGGACGGCGCGGGGGGCTCCGTCGACGACCACCTCCACACCCACGTGGTCCCGCGGTGGGAGGGCGACACCAACTTCATGCCCGTCCTGAGCGACACCAAGGTGATCGTGGAGGCCCTCGACGACACCTACGAACGGCTGCACGCGGCCTTCGCCGCGCAGGAGGGCGCGACCGTCCCCGACGAGGGGGCGGTCCGCGTCGAGTAGGAGTCGGTACGCCCTTAGTGCGGTGTCCCGTAGGTGCCGCCGATGGACCGGCGCGCGGCGCTTCGCAAGGTCGGGATCGTCGTCCTCTCGGCGAACCTGGCCCTCGCGCTCCTGAAAGGGGCCGTCTGGTACTGGACCGGGAGCCTCGCCGTCGGGTCCGAAGCCGTCAACAGCCTCGCCGACTCGACGTACAGCCTCGTCGTGCTCGCCGGCCTCTATCTCACCACGCAGCCGCCGGACTTCGAACACCCGCACGGCCACGAGCGGATCGAACCGTTCGTCTCCCTGTTCATCGCCGTCGCCGTCTTCGCCGTCGGCGGGATCGTCCTCTACAACGCCGTCGTCGACGTCCTCTCCGGCAGCGTCGTCGTCACCCGCGGCTGGATCGCCGGCGCGGTCCTCGCCGGCGCGGCCGCGACGAAGTTCGGGCTCTACCGCTACTGCCTGCGGGTCGCCGACGAGAACAACTCGCCGGCGGTGAGGGCGGCGGCGCTCGACAACCGCAACGACATCCTCACCGCCGTCGCGGCGCTGGTCGGGGTCGCCGGCGCGCAGGCCGGCTACCCCATTCTCGACCCCGCCGCGGCCGTCGTCGTCTCCTTCGGCATCCTGTACACCGGCGTCGAGATCGTGCGGGACAACGTCAACTACCTCGTCGGCGCGGCCCCGCCGGACGACCTCCGGGCGGAGATCGTCCGCAGGGCGCTCGACCACCCGGACGTCCAGGGCGTCCACGACGTGATCGCCCACTACGTCGGCCCGGAGATCGACGTCAGCCTCCACATCGAGGTGGAGGGCGACCGGACGCTCCGGGAGGCCCACGCCATCGAGACCGCCGTCATGCAGTCGATCCGCGAGATGCCGGAGGTCGACGACGTGTTCGTCCACGTCGACCCGAAGGAACTCGGCGAGTGGAAGGAGGACGAGGCAGCGGACGAACTGCTCCGGCGGATCGACGGCGGCCGCGAGTGAGCGGCGGACGACGCCCGGCGGCGTAGCGCGTCCCGGGACCCCAAGCGTTTGACTGTCGTCGCGTCGTACACCGTTCGGATGTACCACGCTGTCCGCCCCGTCCTCTTCCAGATACGGTTGCTCGACCGGTTCTGGCGGCGCTACGGCGAACTGCTCCTCGGGGTCGCGGAGTTCGCGGCGTGGTTCCTCGCGATATACGCGCTCGGCCGGTACGTGTTCGTTCCCGCGCTCTCCGGGCTGTTAGACGCCAGGAACGCCGATCCGACCTACGCCGCGGCGCTGGTGCGGGTAGCTCGGGCGGGCGTCCTGGTGGCCGCCGTGATGCTGGCGGCGACGGTCGCCGGGTTCGGGCGCGTGCTCGGCGGCTCCGCGGTGTTCGCCGCCGGCCTCACCGTCGCGCTCGGCTTCGCGGCTCAGGACGTCATCGGCAACTTCGTCAGCGGCGTGTTCATCGTCACCGACCCCAAGTTCAACATCGGCGACTGGATCCGGTGGAACGATCAGGAGGGCGTGATCGACGACATCTCCTTCCGGGCGACCCGCGTCCGAACGTTCGACAACGAGGTCATCACCGTCCCGAACGGCGAGCTCACGACGACGGCGGTGACGAACCCCGTCCTCAACGACCGCCTGCGGATCCGGCTGCCGGTGGAGGTGAGCTACGACGACGACCTCGACGCCGTCTCCGCGCTGCTCGTCGAAACCGCCGAGGAGCACCCGGAGGTCCTCGACAGGCCCGCCCCGGCCGTCCGGCTCACCGAGTTCGCCGACAACGGCGCCGTGCTCTCGGTCGGCGCGTGGATCGCCGACCCCGCGCGTTCGGACTTCGTGCGCATCCGGTCGGACCTCGCCAAGCGGGTGATCGAACGGCTCGACGACCACGACGCGCAGCTCAGCCCGCCGTCGGAGCACGAGCTATCGGGCGGGATCGACGTCGGCGGCGGGGGCGTCCCCCCGGGCGAGACGGAGCGCTAAACCGGGTCGGCGAGCGCGTACACCGTGTTGTGGCCCGTGACTTCGACCTCGATGAAGTCGCCGACCTCGAAGTCGCTCTCGGTGGCGTCCTGAACGATGATCTGCCGGTACGCGCCGTCGCGGCACTTCACGGAGTCGCCGGTGCCCTCCTCGACGACCAGCACCTCGCGGGTGGTGCCGACGAGTTCGTCGTACGCTTCGGCGACGATCTCGCGTTTGAGTTCGGACATCTCCTTCGAGCGGTCCTTCTTCGTCTGGCCGCCGAGACCCTTCATGTCCGCCGCGTCGGTGCCCGGCCGCTTCGAGAAGCGGGTGACGTTGACCTTCTCCGGGCGGACCTCGCGGAACAGGGCCATGCTCTGCTCGTGGTCGCGGTCGGTCTCGCTGGGGAAGCCGACGATGAAGTCCGTCGACAGCGTCCAGTGGTCGAGGTAGTCGTCGAACGTCTCGACGACCTCGACGAACTCCGACACCTGGTGCTGGCGTCGCATGTCCCCGAGCACGTCGTTCGACCCGGACTGGACCGGCGCGTGGATGAAGTTGTACAGCTTCTCGTTCTCGGCGAACACTTCCGCGAGCTCCTCGCGGATGCCGTGGATGCCCTTCGGGTTCGCCATCCCGACGCGCACGCGGAAGTCGCCCTCGATGTCGCAGATGCGGTCGAGCAGGACGTGGAGCTTGCGCTCGCCCTCGTCCCAGCCGTAGACGCCGGTGTCCTGGCCGGTGATGCGGATCTCCTTCGCGCCGGCGTGGACCAGCGCGCGGGCCTTCTCGACGTTCTCCTCGACCGGCGGCGAGTCGATCTTGCCGGTCGCCTTCTTCGTGATGCAGTACGAGCAGTCGCTCATGCAGCCGCGGGCGATGGGGAGGATGCCGACGACGCCGTCTAACACGGGGTCGGTCCCGCTCTCGGGCGTCGGGCACTCCCCGTTCCGGATCGCCGTGGGGACGTCGTCCCAGTGCAGCACCTGCGCGTCGACGCCCGCCTCGTCGAACTCCTCGCCCTGCGCGAGCGCCATACAGCCCGTGACGATGAGGTCGGCCGTCTCTTCCTCCAGCTCCTGCGCCCGCCTGAGCATGTTCCGCTCGGTCTTCTCGACGACGGTGCAGGTGTTCATGATGGCGACGTCCGCCTCTTCGGGTCCCTCGACCGGTTTGTGGCCCGCGTCGCGGAGCTTCCGCTCTATCTGCCGGCTCTCCCCGCGGTTCGACGTACAGCCGTACGTCTCGATGTGATACCGGGCCATTCGCTTGTCCCTGCTTGCGGCCCGGCGGTCAAAAGCACGACGGATTCGGGGCACCGACGCTTACGTGCCCGCCAGGCGAGCCGTCAGCCACGTTGCCCTCTACCCGCCGTTGCGTGAGCGACGCCACGTGCGGTCAGAAACCGCCGATTCAGGCCGCTCTCGGGCGTTGTTACACGCTGTCATCGGGGAAACGAAGTCGGTGGAGTTATAATTGATAAAATTACAAGTAAGAATACTATGGTGACATATAGCCGCGCGGCTATCGCCGTCGGCCTGGTGGTCCTCCTCGTGACGGCCCCGGTCGGCGCGGCCGCGACGGGACAGTCCCCCGGCGTAGCCCAGAGCGGTGCGCAAGACGACGATTCGGTCGAACCCGCGGACGAAGCGTACGTCGAAGACGACGGCGACGTGGTCCTCGTCTATCGGAGCGACGAGGGCGACGCCTCGATGAACGGCCGCTTCGGCGCGGACCTCTCCGAGGGGCTGTTCCACGCGTTCCTCAACGACACGATGGAGGAGCCGCCCGGAAACAACTTCACCGGGAACGCCTCGCTCGAACTCGGGCCGGAGTCGATGACCGGCGACGGCGCGTTCTCGATGGCGAAGCCCGATTCAATCGAGGACCTGAGCTTCGACGCGTCCGCGACCCGGACGCGCCAGGAGTCCGCCGCCTCGATGACGCTCGACGGCACCTTCGTCGACGAGTCGAACGCGGCCGCGCAGGGGACCTCCTCGCTCGAATCCGTCTCGACCGAGGGGAGGGTGACCGTCACCGGCACCTCGTTCTCGGCGGACGGGTCGACCACCGCGTCGGTCTCCGAGGCGCAGTCGCCCGCGGAGTCCGCGATGGCTCACGAGTTCACCCTCTCCGAGACGGGCGACGCGTACGTCCTCTCGGGGGCCCAGAACTACACCGTCGGCCCCTACGGCGCCGACGCGTGGTCCAGCCGCGAGAACGCGACGCGGACGCTCGAATCCCAGTTCGAGTCGGTCGCGAGCGACCTCGACGGCGAGGTCTCGGTCACGGTCGACTCGTACTCGTTCGACGACGAGACGAACCGCGTCGACATCGAGTACACGGTGCGATTCACCGGCGTCGACGAGGCCGTCTCCGAGCAGATGGCGACCTTGCTCTCCGAGTCCCGGGACCTGGACCTCTCCGAGAGCGAGGCCCGCGACCTCGCCGACCGCATCCAGTCGGTCGAACTGACCGAGCTCTCCGGCTCGGTCGAGGCGCGGTCGCAGGAGGTGAGCGCGCGCTGGTCCGTCCAGATCGACAACTACGACGAGGCCGTGCTCGCGACGTTCGACCTCGCCGAGGCCGCCGACGTGAACGCCACCGAGTCGGACCTCGAACGGGCCCGCAGCCAGTTCGAGGCCCAGCAGGCGGCGGACCTCCGCCGGACGGTCGAGTGGGAGGGGTCGGTCTCCTCGCCGTCGGCCGACACCGCGACGGTGGAGTTCGACGCCGAGTACCGGACCGAGAACTGGAGCGACTACGTGGACGAACTCGAGTCCCGCGACGTCGAGTGGCCGGGCGACTCCTCGTTCGAGTCCCACGCCGAGACGCGGGACGGCGAACTGACCGCCACCGTCTCGGCGTCGTTCAGCCAGGAAGGCCTGGTCGAGAACGCCATCGAGGGCATGCTGCAGGAGCCCGGGACGGCCGACCGCCAGTCCGGCAGCAACGAGCAAGCCCGGGAGTTCCTCCGGTCCCTGCAGCGCTCCGGGTTCGAGCGAGCGAAGATGGACGTCGCCGTCGGTGACGGCGCGGTGACCGTCGAGGCGGGCGCGAGCTTCGACAACGCCTCGGCGTTCCGCGACGTGGTGTCCGACGAGTACGGCGACCTCGGCGTCGCCAGCGTCGTCGGCGAGACCGAAAACGGCGAGACCGTCACGTACGTCCGGCTCCGCGACGCCGTCGGGTCCGACGCCGACGAGTCCGACGTGCGGGCGCTCTCGACGGTCGACGACGACACCGAGGTTCACACGGCCGACGACTGGAACGAGTCGGAGACGGAGTTCCCGGAGATGAACACCGAGGACGCGCGTAACTACCTCGGCACCGACGACGGCGGCGACGGCGAGGACGAGACCTCTGACTCGTCGCTGCCCGGCTTCGGTCCGGTCGTCGCGCTGATCGCGCTCGCCGGATTCGCGCTGGTCGCCCGGCGCCGCGCCGCCTGACGACGGACTACTCGTTTTTCGACCCTTCGACGATCGCGACGCCGCTCGACGCGCCGATCCGCTCGGCGCCGGCCTCGAACATCTCGATCGCTTCCTCGTAGCTCCCGACCCCGCCGCTCGCCTTGACCGGGAGGTACTCGCTCATGATCCGGACGTCCGCGACGCGCGCGCCGCCGTCTGCGAACCCGGTCGAGGTCTTCACGAAGTCGGCGTCCGCGTCGACGGCGGCCTCGCAGGCCCGCCGGAGTTCGGCCTCGTCGAGCAGCGTCGCCTCGACGATCACCTTCACCGTGATCGGCACGGCGGCGACGACCTCCGCCAGCTCGTCGCGGACCGCGTCGTCCTCGCCGGCCTTCAGGCGACCGACGTTCAACACGACGTCGAGTTCGTCCGCGCCCGCGTCCCACGCGGCGACGGCCTCCTCGCGCTTGACGCCGGGCGCGTGCTGTCCGTGCGGGAACCCGACGACGGTGGCGAGGGTCACGTCGGGCGCGTGGTCGTCGGCCAGATCGACGTAGCACGGCGGGATGCAGGCGTTCATCCCGTATTCGTCCGCCTCGTCGAGGACCCGCCGGACGTCGGCGGGCGTCGTTTCCGGACCCAGTACGGTGTGGTCGATGCGTCCTGCGAGCGTCTCGCTGTCCATGTCGGCAGTCTCGCCCGCCCGGTAGATAAGTCTCCGGCGTTCGGAGCGAGCCGACGGACGTGCACTCCGTCTGAGCGTTTCAGTTACCGGAACCTTTTCGGTGGTTCCGGCGCTGTTCCGCCCACATGGTACTGCCAGAAGGTTTCGTTCTGCCGCCGTTGCCGTATCTCGTGGGGTTGGGGATCGGGTTCGCCGCCGTCGTCGCGCTCCTGTGGGCGCTCTCTCCCGCCGTCACCGACGTGACCGTCCTCGCGTTCGCGCCGTGGATGGTCGCCGGATCAGTTCTGCACGTGCTCTACCAGCAGGAGGCGTTCCCGCCGGTGCTGGAACCGCTGTTCAGCACCGGCGCGGTGTACCTCACGACGGCCATCGTCGCCGGACTCGTCTGGATCGTTGCCGTCTTCCTGACCGCGATGCGCCGGAACGCCTCGGTCGCCCGGCAGCTAGGGACAATCGGCACCGGCGTCGCCGTCACGTTCGCCATGTTCTCCCT containing:
- the map gene encoding type II methionyl aminopeptidase, with protein sequence MAESDVDLDDEKYEKHREAGEILAQVREETADRVDVGVSHLEVAEFAEERIRELGGEPAFPVNISIDHEAAHATPSIDDDETFGEEMINLDIGVHVDGWLADTAITVDLSGNDDLAAASAEALDAALEVVEDGVSTGEIGAAIEEVIDGYGFNPVVNLTGHGLGHWEQHTAPNIPNREVSQGTTLEAGDVVAIEPFATDGSGKVTEGADEEIFALEREGTVRNRQARQALEQITEEFRTLPFATRWIDSPRAEMSLRRLKSQNIVHGYPVLQEDEGALVSQKEHTIIVTDDGCEVTTE
- a CDS encoding DUF7835 family putative zinc beta-ribbon protein — protein: MATTDDSFDGMTEHCDACDSDTLHEVSVQIRTESLKEENAQFSREPYRVAECQRCGERHSQRMNNA
- a CDS encoding HIT family protein; this encodes MDQVFAPWRIEWVEREGDGEFEDCVFCELPDRDDAAYNLVARSERAYVLLNNYPYNPGHVMVIPHRHTGSYADLPDEALLDHARLKQRTFDALEEAFGPDGFNAGLNLGDGAGGSVDDHLHTHVVPRWEGDTNFMPVLSDTKVIVEALDDTYERLHAAFAAQEGATVPDEGAVRVE
- a CDS encoding cation diffusion facilitator family transporter, which produces MDRRAALRKVGIVVLSANLALALLKGAVWYWTGSLAVGSEAVNSLADSTYSLVVLAGLYLTTQPPDFEHPHGHERIEPFVSLFIAVAVFAVGGIVLYNAVVDVLSGSVVVTRGWIAGAVLAGAAATKFGLYRYCLRVADENNSPAVRAAALDNRNDILTAVAALVGVAGAQAGYPILDPAAAVVVSFGILYTGVEIVRDNVNYLVGAAPPDDLRAEIVRRALDHPDVQGVHDVIAHYVGPEIDVSLHIEVEGDRTLREAHAIETAVMQSIREMPEVDDVFVHVDPKELGEWKEDEAADELLRRIDGGRE
- a CDS encoding mechanosensitive ion channel family protein, with product MYHAVRPVLFQIRLLDRFWRRYGELLLGVAEFAAWFLAIYALGRYVFVPALSGLLDARNADPTYAAALVRVARAGVLVAAVMLAATVAGFGRVLGGSAVFAAGLTVALGFAAQDVIGNFVSGVFIVTDPKFNIGDWIRWNDQEGVIDDISFRATRVRTFDNEVITVPNGELTTTAVTNPVLNDRLRIRLPVEVSYDDDLDAVSALLVETAEEHPEVLDRPAPAVRLTEFADNGAVLSVGAWIADPARSDFVRIRSDLAKRVIERLDDHDAQLSPPSEHELSGGIDVGGGGVPPGETER
- a CDS encoding tRNA (N(6)-L-threonylcarbamoyladenosine(37)-C(2))-methylthiotransferase, which gives rise to MARYHIETYGCTSNRGESRQIERKLRDAGHKPVEGPEEADVAIMNTCTVVEKTERNMLRRAQELEEETADLIVTGCMALAQGEEFDEAGVDAQVLHWDDVPTAIRNGECPTPESGTDPVLDGVVGILPIARGCMSDCSYCITKKATGKIDSPPVEENVEKARALVHAGAKEIRITGQDTGVYGWDEGERKLHVLLDRICDIEGDFRVRVGMANPKGIHGIREELAEVFAENEKLYNFIHAPVQSGSNDVLGDMRRQHQVSEFVEVVETFDDYLDHWTLSTDFIVGFPSETDRDHEQSMALFREVRPEKVNVTRFSKRPGTDAADMKGLGGQTKKDRSKEMSELKREIVAEAYDELVGTTREVLVVEEGTGDSVKCRDGAYRQIIVQDATESDFEVGDFIEVEVTGHNTVYALADPV
- a CDS encoding PGF-CTERM sorting domain-containing protein yields the protein MVTYSRAAIAVGLVVLLVTAPVGAAATGQSPGVAQSGAQDDDSVEPADEAYVEDDGDVVLVYRSDEGDASMNGRFGADLSEGLFHAFLNDTMEEPPGNNFTGNASLELGPESMTGDGAFSMAKPDSIEDLSFDASATRTRQESAASMTLDGTFVDESNAAAQGTSSLESVSTEGRVTVTGTSFSADGSTTASVSEAQSPAESAMAHEFTLSETGDAYVLSGAQNYTVGPYGADAWSSRENATRTLESQFESVASDLDGEVSVTVDSYSFDDETNRVDIEYTVRFTGVDEAVSEQMATLLSESRDLDLSESEARDLADRIQSVELTELSGSVEARSQEVSARWSVQIDNYDEAVLATFDLAEAADVNATESDLERARSQFEAQQAADLRRTVEWEGSVSSPSADTATVEFDAEYRTENWSDYVDELESRDVEWPGDSSFESHAETRDGELTATVSASFSQEGLVENAIEGMLQEPGTADRQSGSNEQAREFLRSLQRSGFERAKMDVAVGDGAVTVEAGASFDNASAFRDVVSDEYGDLGVASVVGETENGETVTYVRLRDAVGSDADESDVRALSTVDDDTEVHTADDWNESETEFPEMNTEDARNYLGTDDGGDGEDETSDSSLPGFGPVVALIALAGFALVARRRAA
- the deoC gene encoding deoxyribose-phosphate aldolase; amino-acid sequence: MDSETLAGRIDHTVLGPETTPADVRRVLDEADEYGMNACIPPCYVDLADDHAPDVTLATVVGFPHGQHAPGVKREEAVAAWDAGADELDVVLNVGRLKAGEDDAVRDELAEVVAAVPITVKVIVEATLLDEAELRRACEAAVDADADFVKTSTGFADGGARVADVRIMSEYLPVKASGGVGSYEEAIEMFEAGAERIGASSGVAIVEGSKNE